One window from the genome of Enterobacteriaceae bacterium Kacie_13 encodes:
- the menH gene encoding 2-succinyl-6-hydroxy-2,4-cyclohexadiene-1-carboxylate synthase gives MTLACTRLNPDAKGRPWLIFLHGLLGSADDWQPLLAQLSGWPCLLVDLPGHGRSAEFTAAGFADVSQLLTDTLQQQGITAYWLIGYSLGGRISLYHACQGDTAGLMGVLVEGAHPGLTCQAERAQRRHHDQQWATRFVQLPWKQALNGWYRQPIFARLTDAQRQMLVLLRERNNPHTVAAMLGATSLSVQPDLRQKLHQLSLPLAWLCGSADTKFITLAQQSGFELRTIANAGHNAHRENPTEFARQALAFITSPVLKEVEHDLS, from the coding sequence TCCGTGGCTGATTTTTCTGCACGGTCTGCTCGGCAGCGCGGATGACTGGCAGCCGCTGTTAGCACAGCTTTCCGGCTGGCCTTGCCTGCTGGTAGATTTACCGGGGCATGGTCGTTCGGCAGAGTTTACCGCCGCTGGATTCGCCGATGTCAGCCAGCTGTTAACCGATACGTTGCAGCAACAGGGGATTACCGCCTACTGGCTGATCGGCTATTCGCTTGGCGGACGCATCAGCCTGTATCACGCATGTCAGGGCGACACCGCAGGGCTAATGGGCGTACTGGTGGAAGGTGCCCATCCGGGGCTGACCTGTCAGGCCGAGCGCGCGCAGCGCCGTCATCACGACCAGCAATGGGCAACGCGTTTCGTGCAGTTGCCGTGGAAGCAGGCGCTCAACGGCTGGTACCGCCAGCCAATATTTGCCCGCCTGACCGATGCGCAGCGCCAAATGCTGGTTCTGCTGCGTGAAAGAAATAATCCTCACACCGTCGCCGCCATGCTTGGGGCCACTTCGTTGTCGGTTCAGCCAGATTTACGTCAGAAGCTGCATCAGCTTTCCCTGCCGCTGGCGTGGCTGTGTGGCAGCGCCGATACCAAATTTATTACTCTCGCGCAGCAGTCGGGTTTCGAACTGCGCACCATCGCCAATGCCGGGCATAACGCCCATCGTGAAAATCCGACGGAATTTGCCCGTCAGGCGCTGGCATTCATTACTTCACCTGTCTTAAAGGAAGTTGAGCATGATTTATCCTGA